GCCGGCGGCGCTGGCCCGGCAGCAAGGCAGCTCAGTGTTGATCTTGCGCGGGGTCGCGTCGGCCGGCCACCTGACAGCGCAACTGATCCGGTGCCACGAGCAGGCGAAGCACGCGATGGGCGAGGCGGATCTGGCGCAGCGGGCCAAGGTCCTGCGCAGGATCGCAGCAGAGGTGCAGACCGCGGGCGCGAAGGCCGGCGAGGTCTTTGTCGACACCGTGACGCTCGGTGACACCCCGGGGTCCGCGAGCGCCAATCGCGAAGCCGCGCTGGTCGGCGCCGCCGTGAGCCGCAGTGAGCGCCTGGCCGAGTACATGCGGCTTTGCGTGCAGATGCTGGCCGGTCTGGCGGCAGGGCTGCACGACGCGCAGTCGAGCATCCGGCAGCCTGCCGACGACGTCCGCGCGTACGAGCGGAAAGCGGATGCCATCCAGGAAATCCACGACGATCTGGTCGATTGCCTCTATGAGGCTCGCGAACGCGTCGTGAGCCTGCTCGAAGCGAGGCATGCCGCCAGCGACACGCCCGAGGGGGACACGGGAGCGGAAATCGGCTTTGTCGACGAGTTGGTCGATGCGCTGGAATGGCGCGCCATACTCGAGACGGACAGGGTGCAGCGGGCATGGATGCACACGACCTCGGACGCGGCCGCCAGCCGCGTTGACACCACCAACCGGGACGTATTGCTGGGGATGCCGGACCTGCTGTCGAAAATCGAAGACGATCTTCAAACGAGCAAGGATCGTCTGGCGCTGTACGCGGAAAGAACGGGCGACCAGGCGTATCCGAAGACGCTGACGCGCGAGAACATCACCCTGAGCGTCGGCCTCGCGCGGACCAGGATGACGCTGAGCGAGCGATTGACGGTGCTTCGTACCACCTTGCAGCAGGAGCGCGATGCCGCGCAGGCGGGGGCGTCGCAAGCCCGGCCGCCCAAGAGGAAAGGCAAGGAGCCGAAGGGCAAGGGCAAGAGCAAGGCCAAGTGACGGGGCGCCGGCCGAGGTCCGTTACGGCGGTGTGGGTGGATGCGGCGATACGGCGATATGGCGCCGGCGCCCCCCGTCTCGTGTACCGGCGCGCGGCCCGCGACCCGCGGCGGTCCGGTCAGCGCTTGCGCACCGCGACGCTCCCGATCGAATACCCCGCCCCGAACGAGCAGATCAGCCCCAGGTCACCCGGCTGCAAGTCGTCGCGATGCCGGTGGAACGCGATGATGGAACCGGCCGAGGCGGTGTTGGCGAATTCGTCCAGGATCACCGGTGCTTCGTCCGCCGACGCATCGTGGCCCAGCAGTCGCTTGCCGATCAGCTGGTTCATGCCCAGGTTGGCCTGGTGCAGCCAGAAGCGGCGCACATCGGCCGGTGCGTGGCCGAGCGATTGCAGGTGGCCGGCGATATGCTCCGCGGCCATCGGGCAGACGTCCTTGAACACCTTGCGGCCCTCCTGCCGGAAGAGCTGGTCGCGGTCGTCGGGGTCGCGGTCTTCGCTGCGCGACAGGAAGCCGGCGTTGTTGCGGATGCTGTTGGAGAAGCGGGTCGCCATGCGGGTGCCCAGCACCTGCCACTGGTCCGGGGCGCGCGCGTCGTCGGCGCGCTCGACCACCACCGCCGTGCACACGTCGCCGAAGATGAAGTGGCAGTCGCGGTCTTTCCAGGCCAGGTGCCCGGAGGTGATCTCGGGGTTCACCATCAGCGCCGCGCGCGCCGAGCCGGTGCGCACCGCATTGACCGCCTGCTCCAGGCCGAAGGTGGCGGACGAGCAGGCGACGTTCATGTCGAAGGCGTAGCCGCCGGTGCCCAGGGCGTCCTGGATCTCGATACCCATGGCCGGATACGGGCGCTGCATGTTGGCGGCCGAGCAGATCAGTATGTCGATGTCGCCGGTGTCGCGGCCGGCGGCCGCCAGCGCTTCGCGTGCCGCCGCCACGCCGATCTCGGCCTGCAGCGACAGGGCACCATCGCCGCGCGGCGCGAGGCGCGGCCGCATGCGCGCCGGGTCGAGCACGCCTTCCTTGTCGATCACGTAGCGCTGCCGGATGCCCGACGCCTTCTCGATGAACTCTACCGAAGACTCGGCCACGGCAGCCAGTGTGCCGGCGGCGATGGCGGTGGCGTTCGCTTCGTTGTAGTGCCGGGCATAGGCATTGAAGGATGCGACCAGTTCTTCGTTGGTGATGACCTCCGGCGCGACCCACAGGCCGGTGCCGCTGATGACGACGTCGTGCATGGCATACGTGCGTGAAATGTGCGTGGCGGCGACGATAGCACGGCGGCCCGCCGGAGGACGGGCGTTTGAAGTGGGGTGAAGGCACCACGGGCCGGGGCGCCTTCAGCCTTCAATTGCCGTGGCCGTGGTCTCGTGCTTCCCGCGCCGCCGAGCGCCGCCCGTACCGTGCAATCTCGTCCGCCACGATCCGGTGCAGTTCCGGCCAGGACGCCGGCAGCGGCGCGAACACGCTGTGATTGCTGTCCGACGAATCGCACAGCTTGATCCGGCGGATCTGCCCGTCGGCACTGCACGTGACATGCAGGATGCGCGTGGCCGACGCGGGGTGCCAGACCACCGCCCCGAGAAAGTACGTGCGGCCGCTGCCCCGCTCCGCGGGGTCGGTGAGCAGGTCGAAATGGCGGGTCAGGAAGGCATGGAGCGTGTCCCTGGTCATGCCGGACGGCACCGGCCGGATAGCCGTCTCTGCGTCGGACGGGTTTGCGTGCGGCATGTCGAGCGCGTGCGTTCAGCGGCCGTGCGATGCCGCGAACCGGTCCGTCGCCGCGATCAGCTGGTCCAGGATGCCGGGCTCGGTCCAGGCATGCCCCGCGCCCTCGATCAGGTGGAATGCTGCGTCCGGCCATGCCTGGTGCAGCGCGTAGGCATACCGCACGGGGCAGGGCATGTCGTACCGGCCGTGCACGATCACGCCGGGGATGCCGGCCAGGCGGTGCGCATCGCGCAGCAACTGTCCGTTTTCCAGCCAGCAGCGGTGTGTGAAGTAGTGGTTCTCCAGCCGCGCGAAGGCCAGCGCGAAATGGTCGTCCGCATGCTTGGCGCTGTTGGACGGATCGGGCAGCAGGGTGATGGTCTCGCCTTCCCACACGCTCCAGGCGCGGGCGGCCTCGATCTGTTTCTGCACGTCGCTGCCGGTCAGCAGCTTGCGGTAGGCAGCGATCATGTTGCCGCGCTCCGCTTCGGGAATGGGCGCCTGGAAGCGTACCCATTTGTCGGGGAACATCTCCGACACGCCGTACTGGTAGTACCAGTCGAGCTCGGCCTGCGACACGGTATAGATGCCGCGCAGCACCAGTTCGCTGACGCGCTCCGGGTGTTTCTGCGCATACGCGAGCGCCAGCGTCGAGCCCCACGAGCCGCCGAGTACCAGCCAGCGCTCCGCGCCGACCAGCTCGCGCAGGCGCTCGATGTCGTCCACCAGATGCCAGGTGGTATTGGCCTCCAGCCCCGCGTGCGGCGTGGAGCGGCCGCAGCCGCGCTGGTCGAACAGCAGCACGTCGTAGTGCGCCGGATCGAACAACCGGCGATGGTCCGCCGAGATGCCGCCGCCTGGTCCGCCGTGCAGGAACACCGCCGGCTTGGCCCCGGGCGTGCCGACGCGTTCGTAGTAGACCGTGTGGCCGTCGCCGACCTCCAGCTGGCCGGTCGCGTACGGTTCGATGGCGGGATAGAGGGGGCGCAGCTCGGGCATGGTGGCGTTCCGGAAGGACGTGGATGGGCGAGTGTAGCGCTGTCGGGACGGCCCTGGCGCATGCCGGGAGGTGCGGTCGCCGTCGGCCGTCGCTATCATTGCCATCCCTCGCAAACAGAACATGGCGATCCGCCATCGATACGCATCCGATCATATGAAGCTCTCTCTCAAGCATTCGAGCCTCCCGCGGGCAGCGGCACTCGCCTGTGCCCTGTGGCTGACGGCAGGCTGCGCGACCGGCATCGGCGCGCAGGACAGCGCCTTCGCGCCGCTGGTGCGCAGCCTGGCCGACCGCCTCGCCACGGCCGACCAGGTCGCGCTGAGCAAATGGGACACCGGCCAGTCCGTCTACGATCCCGAGCGCGAAGCCAAGGTGATCGCCAACGCTTCCGGCATGGCGCCCGCGTATGGGCTGACGGCCGATGACGTCTCCAGCGTCTTCACGGACCAGATGGAAGCCAACAAGACCGTCCAGTACGCCCTGCTCAACGACTGGCGCCGTGACGGCGCGGCGCCCTCCGCGCCGCGGTTGAGCCTGCCGAACGCCATCCGTCCGCGACTGGACAAGCTGCAGGTGTCGATCCTGGAAGGCCTGCGCGATACCGCATCGGCGCGCCGCGCACCGGATTGCCAGACGCAGGCCGCAATCGCGGTGGGCCAGGTGGCGCGCGCGCAGTCGCTCGATGCGCTGCACCGCGTGGCGCTGGACCGCGCGACCGCGCGGCTGTGCATCAAGCACTGAAGCCGAACGGACGCGAGCGGCGGCCCGCGATGACGCGGGCTACCGGCACGTTGTTCGCTGCGGCGGGGGGCGTTCCTTCGTCGCGGCACATCCTGGCGCCGCCACGCTTCGGGCCATGATCCGGCGCATTCGCAGCGCGACGGCCTGTCGGGCCGCTTCCGCTGCGCCGTCGCTCCCGCGGCGCGCTCCGTCGCACCCGCCTCAAATCATTCCCGCAAGTCATGCAATACACCCGCCCGGATTCCGCCATCGGAAACCGGCGGTGGCCGGCTGGCCATCGATTCAACGATGGTTTGGATCGATGGTTTGATTGTAATTATTCCTGCTTTAAAAATTCAATGTGACTCTCGAGCCTTTTCAATGATGGGGCGCGGGCGCGTATATTGCAAAGATAATTGGATTTGAGATTTGTTGAGAAACGGCGGAAATCGCGATGGATACTATTCACCCCGCTTTTGGGGGGGTATGTCCGATCGGCCCTTCTCCAGCCATTGCCAGCGCGTCTCCTGGGGCCGCCTTCAACAGGGTTCCTAGCTTGGGCGCCGTATTGGACCTGGCGCAGGGTCCCCGGAATCCATTCATCTCTTGTTAAAGGAATCGTCGCCCATGATGGTGTTGCCTTTTCTCATTTTTTTCATCGGGCTGTGCGGCATTCTGCGCGGTCAAAAGAAAATCGGACTCGGTTTGTGGGTGGTGGGTGTCGCTACCGTCCTGGTGCTGTTCCGCATGCATGCGACCAGCACCCTGAATATCGTGCTGTAAAAATCCGCCATTCATCCATTGAATCCATTCTTTCGACTCTTCATGTCTTCCTCGCTTTCGGTCCGACTCAACACGGTGGGTCTTTTCGGCGTGAGCGCCATCCTGCTGTATGCCTTTGTCCACCAGCTCGTCCTGCATGATCTGCCGTGCCCGCTGTGCCTGCTGCAGCGCGGATGCTTCATCGCGGTGGGGGTGGGCCTGGCACTCAACCTGCGCTTCGGTGCGCGGCCGGCGCATTACGCGCTGATGATCCTGGCGTCGCTGGGGGGCGCCGTCATTGCCGGGCGCCAGGTGTTGCTGCATATCGTGCCCGGCACCGGCACGTACGGCGAAGCGCTGTGGGGCCTGCACCTCTATACCCTGGCGTTTATCGCGTTCTCGGTGATCATCGCGGGCACGGCGGTCATGCTGTTCCTGGAACGTTTGCCCGAAGCCGACGAGGGAACAGCGGGCCTGCCGCGCGAGCCGTCGCTGACGTCGCGGGCCGCTCTGGCGGCGGTGGCGCTGCTGACGGTGCTGACGTTGGGCAACGTCGTCGGCACCTTCCTTGAGTGCGGTACCGGCATGTGCGCGGACGATCCGGTCATCTACGATCTGCTCGGCCGCTGACGGGGCACAGTGTAGTGTTGTTGGGGTGGGACGGGGCGGTGCGCGGGTTGCGGGCCGCCCCGTTTTGCTGTCGCAGGGCCGGCGGCTCAGCTCACCGCACTGTAAGCCGCCTTGATCGCCTTGTGCCGCTGCTCCATCTCCTGCCGCAGCGCGCGCCGCTGCTGCGCGGCTTCAAAGCGTTCTTTCTCTTGCGCGTTCGCGGGCGTCAGCGCGGGCACGTCGGCCGGCTTGCCGTCGTCGTCCACCGCCACCATGGTGAAGTAGCAACTGTTGGTGTGGCGCACCACCTGGCTGCGGATGTTTTCCGTCACGACCTTGATGCCGATCTCCATCGAGGTCCGGCCGGTGTAGTTGACCGACGCGAGGAAGGTCACCAGTTCGCCCACATGGATCGGCTGGCGGAACACCACCTGGTCCACCGACAGTGTCACCACGTAGCGGCCGGCATAGCGGCTGGCGCAAGCGTAGGCCACCTGGTCGAGCAGCTTGAGGATGTGGCCGCCGTGCACATTGCCCGAGAAGTTGGCCATGTCCGGGGTCATCAGCACGGTCATGCTGAGCTGGTGGGATTGCGTGTTCATGAGACAGCGGAAAGTGACGTGTGAGACGAAGAAATGGGTACGCTGCGGGCCGCGTGGCCGCGCCAGGTGGAGCATTCTGCCTGAAAGCCGCTGCGCTGCGGCATCGGCCGGGCGCGGTGTTTGTCCACGACGACAGTGATGTTCCCCGCGCAACGCCGGGGCATCGCGCTACACTGGGCGTCTCGATCACGCCGCCCGGCGGCCCCGTCCCCGATTTCCATGACTTCGTCTGTCTCCGTGCTCGCCCAGTCGCATGCGCTGGATGCCGAGCAGCAAGCCTTTTTCCATCGACATGGTTACCTGATCCTGCGCGCGCTGGCCGGTCCGTCCGAATGCGCGGCGCTGCTGGCCGCCGCCCGCGCCGCGCTGGAGAACGCCGTGCCGCCGGTCGAGCTGGAAGCCGATGTCGGCTATGCGGGCGCCCCCCCTCGCGCGAGGCCGAGGGCGGCCGTACGGTGCGTCGCCTGCTCGATGCCGATTCGCGCGGCACGCCGTTTACCGACTGGGCCCGTGACGCGCGCGTGGCCGGGCCGATCGCCCAACTGATCGGCGCGCCCGTGCGTCTATCCCTCGCCCATCACAATTGCGTGATGACCAAGCACCCGGCGTTCGGCACCGCCACGCATTGGCATCGCGACAGCCGCTACTGGTCGTTCGCGCGCAGCGAGCTGGTGTCGGCGTGGCTGGCGTTGATGGAGGAAACCGTGGACAACGGCTGCCTATGGGTCATTCCCGGCAGCCACACGCTCGACCTGCCGGCCGGTTGCTTCGACGACAAGCTGTTCCTGCGCCCGGACCTGCCGGAGAACCGCGCGCTGATCGACACCGCGCGCCCCGTGCCGCTGCTGCCCGGCGACGTGCTGCTCTTCCACTGCAACACGTTCCACGCGGCGCGCGCCAATCAGACCGGCGCCATTAAGTTCTCGCTGGTCACGACCTATTATGGAACCGACAACGCACCGCTACCGGGCACGCGCTCGTCCGCGCGGCCGGATCCGCTGGTCGGCTGAGCAAGCGCGCGGCGGGCTCCAACGTTTGCTCTTCAGCCTTTGTAGGTGACCGGCGGGCAGATGGGTGTCGCGCGCGCTTGTTAAGGTGGAGCCCCGATCGACACCGTCAGGAGGCGGAGATGCCGATTCAGGAAGTAGTGCACGGCTCGCATGTCATTCTGGTCGATCCCCTGCAGCGCGCGGATCATCGCTGGATGGCGCGCTTCCAGATCTGCCGTGCCGGCCGTGTCGTGTGCGACTGGGAAGATGTGGAAATGCCCGAAGGGTTCATCTCGCCGCAGCTCGCCATCAGTGCCAGCGTGCTGCTGGCCGAACAGCGCCTCTCCCAGCTTCCCCTCTGACCTCTCTGACCCTTCAATCGATGCCGCCCGCCGCCGCACCCGTTGCGGCGCCCACGCCGGGCGCGTCGCGTCCCTCAGCCACTGCCTGTCGGGCATAACGGGCGTGATGGGCGTGATGGGTTCATCGCGCCAAGTCGCCGTTTGTGCCGCGCATTGGACCGTTTGTCGCAGCAGGCGGGATGTTGGGGACGCGCTTGCCTAGACTGCCTCCTGAACGCCGGCCACTCCGGCCGGTCCTTCAGGCGTGTCCCTCATGTCCACGTCATCGATGCCGTTGCGCCGCGCACGTGTTGCCGGCGCGGGGCTCGCGTTGTTGCTGCTCGGGTCGACCGCGTTCGCCACCACGCTGACCGTCACCGTCGAAGGTGCCCGCAACCGTCAGGGCACGGTGCGCGCCGCCCTGTTCCGCGATGCCGTGCACTGGCTCAAGCCGGAACACGCGGCGCGGGCGGGCGTTGCCGCGCTCGACAGCGTGGCGGGTGACAGCGTCACCTTCGTCTACCCCGATCTGACCGTGGGGCGCTATGCGTTGTCGGTGTTCCAGGACGCCAACGGCGACGGCAAGCTCGACACCAATCCGGCCGGCTTGCCCATCGAGCCCTATGGATTCAGCCGCGACGCGCGCGGGCGCTTCGGCCCGCCATCGTTCGACGATGCGGCCATCGATGTGCAGGGCGACCAGCACGTGACCATCCACCTGCGCTGAGCGCGAGGCCCGCCATGGAACGCCGGTCTTTCCTCACCGCCGCCGGCCTGGGGCTGGCCGCGTCCTTCGGCCCGACGCTGCGCGAAGTCATGGCCATGGCAGCGGAAACGCCCGATGCCTGGGCGGCCGGCTTTGCCGCCGCGCGGGCCGAGCATGCCTGGCTGGCCGGCTTCGAGGGCGTGTCCGCCGATCTGCCGCCCAGCACGCTGACCGTGGAAGGCCGCTTCCCGGCCGCGCTGCATGGTGTCCTGTATCGCAACGGGCCGGCGCGGCACCAGATCGGGGGCCTGCGCTATCACCACCTGTTCGATGGCGACGGCATGATCCAGCGCTACGACATCGACGCGCGCGGCACGCGGACGCAGGTCGCGCATCGCGGCGTGTTCGCGCGGACCAACAAGTTCGTCGCCGATACCGCCGCCGGCCGGCCGGTGCGCGGCACCTTCGCCACGCGGATGCCGGGCATGGAGCTGGTCGACTCGCCGGATGCGATCAACGTCGCCAATACCAGCGTGGTGATGCACGGCAACGAACTGCTCGCGCTGTGGGAGGGCGGCTCGGCCACGCGCCTCGATCCGGACTCGCTGCAGACGCTGGGCTTCAAGACCTGGCGCGCGGACTATGCCGGCATGCCATTCTCGGCGCACCCCAAGGTGGAGGCGGACGGCACACTGTGGAACTTCGGCGTGAGCAGCGCCGCGGGCCTGCTGACGGTGTATTGCGTGGGCGCGGACGGCGCGCTCAAGCGCGTGCAGTCGGTGCGCGTGCCGCGGATGGCCATGGTGCACGACTTTGCCGTGACCGGGCGGCACCTGGTCTTCCTGCTGCCGTCCTTCATCTACGACGTGGCGCGGGCGCGCAATGGCGCGTCGTTTCTCGATGCGCACGTGTGGCGGCCCGAGCTCGGCATGCGCGCGCTCGTGCTAGACAAGAACGATGCCGAGCGCATGCGCTGGTTCGAGCTGCCGGCGGGCTTCGTCTTCCATGTGGGCAACGTGTGGGCGTCGAAGGACGGCCAGCGCATCCACCTCGACTACGTGCGCTCGGACGATGCCGCCATCGTCACCACCGCGCTGCGCGAGCTGATGCGCGGCCACATCGTGCATCCGGCCGCGCCGGCCCGGCTGACGCAATTGACGCTCGACCTGCGCTCGGGTCACACCCGGCAGACCGTGACACCTTATGCGGCCGAGTTTCCGAAGATCGACACGCGCCGCACCGGATTGCGCCATCGCGCGCTGTTCTGCGTGGCGAACGCCGCGTCGCGGCCGTCGGCGGACAGCCCGATCGGCTTCGATACGCTGATGCGGTTCGACACGGAGACCGGCCGGGTGCAGCGCTACCGCTTTCCGCAGCGCGCGCTGGTGGAGGAGCACCTGTTCGTGCCGGCCAGGCCGAACGCGCCGGAGGGCGCGGGCTGGCTGCTGGGCACGGTGTTCGATGTGGATGCGCGCCGCACGCTGCTGACGGTATTCGATGCCGGCAACGTGTCGGCGGGGCCGGTGGCCGTGGCGGCGCGCGACGGCGTGGTGCCACAGGGCTTTCACGGGCTGTTCCGCCCGCGCGTGGCGGCGTGACCGGTCGCGGTGGGCGGCCCGATACCGGCGCGCCCTGAGCGGATTGCCTAGCGGAAGGCCGGCTCGTCGAAGCTGCGCAGCTTGCGCGAGTGTAGTGCCTCCACGCCGTTCTCGCGCAGCAGGCGCACCGTCTCCATGCCGATCGCCAGGTGCTGCGAGACGCGCTGGCGGTAGAACAGGTTGGCCATGCCGCGCAGCTTGAGTTCGCCGTGCAGCGGCTTGTCCGACACGCACAGCAGGGTGCCGTAGGGCACGCGCAGGCGGAAGCCGTTGGCCGCGATGGTGGCGCTTTCCATGTCGATGGCGATGGCGCGCGACTGGTTGAAGCGCGTGTACAGCGCCTGGTACTTCAGTTCCCAGTTGCGGTCGTCGGTGGAGACGACCGTGCCCGTGCGCATGCGCGACTTCATGTCCGCGCCCGACAGGCCGGTGATGCGCGCCACGGCTTCCTGCAGCGCCACCTGGATTTCGGCGATGGGCGGCACCGGCACCCACGACGGCAGGTCCTGGTCGAGCACGTGGTCGTCGCGCACATAGGCGTGGGCGAGCACGTAGTCGCCCAACTGCTGCGAACGGCGCAGGCCGCCGCAGTGGCCGATCATCATCCAGCAGTGCGGGCGCAGCACCGCGAGGTGATCGGTGATGGTCTTGGCGTTGGACGGGCCGACGCCGATGTTGACCAGCGTCACGCCCAGGCGGTCTTCGCGCACCAGGTGGTAGGCCGGCATCTGCGGCAGGCCCTTGAT
The nucleotide sequence above comes from Ralstonia solanacearum K60. Encoded proteins:
- a CDS encoding beta-ketoacyl-ACP synthase III, translating into MHDVVISGTGLWVAPEVITNEELVASFNAYARHYNEANATAIAAGTLAAVAESSVEFIEKASGIRQRYVIDKEGVLDPARMRPRLAPRGDGALSLQAEIGVAAAREALAAAGRDTGDIDILICSAANMQRPYPAMGIEIQDALGTGGYAFDMNVACSSATFGLEQAVNAVRTGSARAALMVNPEITSGHLAWKDRDCHFIFGDVCTAVVVERADDARAPDQWQVLGTRMATRFSNSIRNNAGFLSRSEDRDPDDRDQLFRQEGRKVFKDVCPMAAEHIAGHLQSLGHAPADVRRFWLHQANLGMNQLIGKRLLGHDASADEAPVILDEFANTASAGSIIAFHRHRDDLQPGDLGLICSFGAGYSIGSVAVRKR
- the pip gene encoding prolyl aminopeptidase; the encoded protein is MPELRPLYPAIEPYATGQLEVGDGHTVYYERVGTPGAKPAVFLHGGPGGGISADHRRLFDPAHYDVLLFDQRGCGRSTPHAGLEANTTWHLVDDIERLRELVGAERWLVLGGSWGSTLALAYAQKHPERVSELVLRGIYTVSQAELDWYYQYGVSEMFPDKWVRFQAPIPEAERGNMIAAYRKLLTGSDVQKQIEAARAWSVWEGETITLLPDPSNSAKHADDHFALAFARLENHYFTHRCWLENGQLLRDAHRLAGIPGVIVHGRYDMPCPVRYAYALHQAWPDAAFHLIEGAGHAWTEPGILDQLIAATDRFAASHGR
- a CDS encoding chorismate mutase — its product is MKLSLKHSSLPRAAALACALWLTAGCATGIGAQDSAFAPLVRSLADRLATADQVALSKWDTGQSVYDPEREAKVIANASGMAPAYGLTADDVSSVFTDQMEANKTVQYALLNDWRRDGAAPSAPRLSLPNAIRPRLDKLQVSILEGLRDTASARRAPDCQTQAAIAVGQVARAQSLDALHRVALDRATARLCIKH
- a CDS encoding DUF5993 family protein, which translates into the protein MMVLPFLIFFIGLCGILRGQKKIGLGLWVVGVATVLVLFRMHATSTLNIVL
- a CDS encoding disulfide bond formation protein B, which produces MSSSLSVRLNTVGLFGVSAILLYAFVHQLVLHDLPCPLCLLQRGCFIAVGVGLALNLRFGARPAHYALMILASLGGAVIAGRQVLLHIVPGTGTYGEALWGLHLYTLAFIAFSVIIAGTAVMLFLERLPEADEGTAGLPREPSLTSRAALAAVALLTVLTLGNVVGTFLECGTGMCADDPVIYDLLGR
- a CDS encoding acyl-CoA thioesterase yields the protein MNTQSHQLSMTVLMTPDMANFSGNVHGGHILKLLDQVAYACASRYAGRYVVTLSVDQVVFRQPIHVGELVTFLASVNYTGRTSMEIGIKVVTENIRSQVVRHTNSCYFTMVAVDDDGKPADVPALTPANAQEKERFEAAQQRRALRQEMEQRHKAIKAAYSAVS
- a CDS encoding DUF2141 domain-containing protein, with amino-acid sequence MSTSSMPLRRARVAGAGLALLLLGSTAFATTLTVTVEGARNRQGTVRAALFRDAVHWLKPEHAARAGVAALDSVAGDSVTFVYPDLTVGRYALSVFQDANGDGKLDTNPAGLPIEPYGFSRDARGRFGPPSFDDAAIDVQGDQHVTIHLR
- a CDS encoding carotenoid oxygenase family protein, which encodes MERRSFLTAAGLGLAASFGPTLREVMAMAAETPDAWAAGFAAARAEHAWLAGFEGVSADLPPSTLTVEGRFPAALHGVLYRNGPARHQIGGLRYHHLFDGDGMIQRYDIDARGTRTQVAHRGVFARTNKFVADTAAGRPVRGTFATRMPGMELVDSPDAINVANTSVVMHGNELLALWEGGSATRLDPDSLQTLGFKTWRADYAGMPFSAHPKVEADGTLWNFGVSSAAGLLTVYCVGADGALKRVQSVRVPRMAMVHDFAVTGRHLVFLLPSFIYDVARARNGASFLDAHVWRPELGMRALVLDKNDAERMRWFELPAGFVFHVGNVWASKDGQRIHLDYVRSDDAAIVTTALRELMRGHIVHPAAPARLTQLTLDLRSGHTRQTVTPYAAEFPKIDTRRTGLRHRALFCVANAASRPSADSPIGFDTLMRFDTETGRVQRYRFPQRALVEEHLFVPARPNAPEGAGWLLGTVFDVDARRTLLTVFDAGNVSAGPVAVAARDGVVPQGFHGLFRPRVAA